One part of the uncultured Celeribacter sp. genome encodes these proteins:
- a CDS encoding metallophosphoesterase family protein: protein MRIYAIGDIHGQLDMLKAAHARIEADKARVGDPDAQIIHLGDYTDRGPDSNGVIQYLIDGIAAGKPWLAIRGNHDRMFSRFVRHGIAHDAQIKSGKSWLHPALGGVDTLASYGVDAEDGAFELAHFRAKKAVPAAHVDFIENLPLSYDWNGYFFVHAGVRPGVAFEDQEEEDLIWIREGWLDYHGKLPRMVVHGHTALDEPTHFGNRIDIDSGAGYGRPLTALVIENGDEEVVTETGRRPLTHALPG, encoded by the coding sequence ATGCGCATCTACGCCATCGGCGATATTCACGGACAATTGGACATGCTCAAAGCCGCGCACGCGCGGATCGAAGCAGACAAGGCGCGGGTCGGAGATCCCGACGCGCAGATCATTCATCTTGGCGACTACACGGACCGGGGCCCCGACAGCAACGGGGTGATCCAGTATCTGATCGACGGCATCGCGGCAGGCAAACCCTGGCTGGCCATCCGCGGCAACCACGACCGCATGTTCAGCCGCTTCGTGCGCCATGGCATCGCCCATGATGCGCAGATCAAATCCGGGAAAAGCTGGCTTCATCCCGCATTGGGCGGCGTCGACACGCTGGCGTCCTACGGGGTCGACGCCGAAGACGGCGCCTTTGAACTGGCCCATTTCCGCGCGAAAAAGGCGGTGCCCGCAGCCCATGTCGACTTTATCGAAAACCTGCCGCTCAGCTATGACTGGAACGGCTATTTCTTTGTCCATGCCGGGGTGCGCCCGGGCGTGGCCTTCGAGGACCAGGAAGAAGAAGACCTGATCTGGATTCGCGAAGGCTGGCTCGACTATCATGGCAAGCTGCCCAGGATGGTGGTCCACGGGCATACGGCGCTTGATGAGCCGACTCACTTTGGCAATCGCATCGACATCGACAGCGGGGCGGGTTACGGACGCCCTCTGACGGCTCTGGTGATCGAGAATGGCGACGAAGAAGTGGTCACAGAAACGGGCCGCCGCCCCCTGACCCACGCCCTGCCCGGCTAA
- a CDS encoding acetyl-CoA C-acyltransferase family protein yields MSDIVILGGARTAIGSFGKSLAGVRPSELGALVTKAAMERSSVEAGQIGHVVFGHVINTEPKDMYVSRLSAMGAGIPETTPAMNVNRLCGSGAQAVVSAAQSLMLGDADFAVAGGAEVMSRSPYILPAARWGQKMGDTAAQDMMLGALTCPFGTGHMGVTAENVAREDAITREDQDAFALESQTRATKAIEAGLFADQIVPIEVKVKRAMVEFATDEHPQPTTAEGLAKLRPAFEKDGTVTAGNASGLNDGAAALVLARAEAAEAAGLTPKFRILGYGHAGVRPDVMGLGPIPAVQNLCARTGLNVGDFDVIESNEAFAAQAIAVNRALGLDTAKVNPSGGAIALGHPVGATGAILVVKAMYELERTGGKRALITMCIGGGQGIAVAIERL; encoded by the coding sequence ATGTCCGATATCGTAATCTTGGGCGGCGCACGCACCGCCATCGGCAGCTTTGGCAAATCACTGGCAGGGGTGCGCCCCTCGGAACTGGGCGCATTGGTCACCAAGGCCGCCATGGAACGCAGCAGCGTGGAAGCCGGACAAATCGGCCATGTCGTCTTTGGCCATGTCATCAACACCGAACCCAAGGACATGTATGTGTCTCGTCTCTCGGCCATGGGCGCAGGCATTCCCGAAACCACCCCGGCGATGAACGTGAACCGGCTTTGCGGCTCCGGTGCGCAGGCGGTCGTATCCGCGGCACAGTCCCTGATGCTGGGTGACGCCGATTTCGCCGTCGCGGGCGGCGCCGAAGTCATGAGCCGGTCCCCCTACATCCTGCCCGCCGCACGCTGGGGCCAGAAGATGGGCGACACGGCAGCACAGGACATGATGCTGGGCGCACTGACCTGCCCCTTTGGCACCGGACATATGGGCGTGACCGCTGAAAACGTGGCCCGCGAAGATGCAATCACCCGCGAAGATCAGGACGCTTTCGCGCTGGAGAGCCAGACGCGGGCAACAAAGGCGATCGAAGCCGGCCTGTTTGCCGACCAGATCGTCCCGATTGAGGTGAAGGTCAAACGTGCCATGGTCGAATTCGCGACTGATGAGCACCCGCAGCCGACAACCGCGGAAGGTCTGGCCAAACTGCGTCCAGCCTTTGAAAAGGACGGCACTGTGACGGCAGGCAATGCCTCCGGCCTCAACGACGGGGCGGCGGCACTGGTCCTCGCGCGTGCCGAGGCTGCCGAAGCCGCCGGGCTGACTCCGAAATTCCGCATTTTGGGCTATGGCCATGCCGGTGTGCGCCCGGATGTGATGGGGCTGGGACCGATCCCCGCAGTGCAGAACCTCTGTGCCCGCACCGGGTTGAACGTCGGGGATTTCGACGTGATCGAAAGCAACGAAGCCTTCGCGGCACAGGCCATTGCTGTGAACCGCGCACTGGGTCTCGACACTGCCAAGGTCAACCCCAGTGGCGGGGCGATTGCTCTTGGCCACCCTGTCGGGGCCACGGGTGCCATTCTGGTGGTAAAAGCCATGTATGAGCTGGAACGCACCGGCGGCAAACGCGCACTGATCACCATGTGCATCGGCGGCGGTCAGGGCATCGCCGTCGCCATCGAACGGCTTTAA
- the recQ gene encoding DNA helicase RecQ produces the protein MAQAQPQELLSAVFGFDAFRPGQEDIVEAVCAGRNILAIMPTGGGKSLCFQLPALVRDGVTVVISPLIALMRDQVQGLKAAGVEAGALTSGNTEEETDEVFQALSEGRLKLLYMAPERLASGGTLPLLRRAGVSLIAVDEAHCVSQWGHDFRPDYLRIGELKRALDVPVAAFTATADEETRNEIVARLFDGIAPEIFLRGFDRPNIHLAFAVKDSPRRQILDFARARKGQSGIVYCGTRAKTESLARALNEAGQLALAYHGGMEPQDRRDVERRFQQEDELIVVATVAFGMGIDKPDIRWVAHADLPKSVEAYYQEIGRAGRDGAPAETLTLFGPDDIRFRRSQIDESPAPAERRAADHARLNALLGLAEAQGCRRQSLLAYFGETSEPCGKCDLCDSPPELFDGTTAVRKALSAVLRCDEGFGAGHLIDVLMGKLTDKVRQWNHDQLSVFGVGKEYDKRQWNAIFRQMMGADLLRPNPDRHGALFMTEPAVPILKGKGQVTLRKDTLAKARKGPVAKALVSEEDAPLLSALKAKRRALAEEQRVPAYVVFADRTLIEMAENRPQTLDAMARIGGVGAKKLERYGDAFLSVILGAPAPEVHPARRRAASAGKGDLFDQLQGISMDLTRGACGTLKPMSLSQTQLARLVSQRPRDMAGFARIVGDKSAERFGPAMLAAIQAA, from the coding sequence ATGGCACAGGCGCAGCCGCAGGAACTTCTTTCAGCCGTTTTCGGTTTTGACGCCTTTCGGCCCGGCCAGGAAGACATCGTCGAGGCCGTTTGCGCCGGTCGCAACATACTGGCCATCATGCCCACGGGCGGCGGCAAATCTCTGTGCTTTCAGCTTCCTGCGCTGGTGCGCGATGGTGTGACCGTGGTGATTTCACCGCTGATTGCCCTGATGCGGGATCAGGTGCAGGGTCTCAAAGCCGCCGGGGTTGAGGCCGGTGCTCTGACCTCGGGCAACACCGAGGAAGAGACCGACGAGGTCTTTCAGGCCCTTTCCGAGGGGCGTCTCAAACTGTTGTACATGGCGCCGGAACGTTTGGCGTCGGGCGGGACGCTGCCCTTGTTGCGGCGCGCTGGCGTGTCGCTGATTGCGGTGGACGAGGCGCATTGCGTGTCGCAGTGGGGGCATGATTTCCGTCCCGATTATCTGCGCATCGGGGAGCTGAAACGCGCGCTTGACGTGCCGGTTGCTGCCTTCACTGCCACGGCGGATGAAGAAACCCGCAATGAGATTGTTGCCCGATTGTTCGACGGGATCGCTCCCGAGATTTTCCTGCGGGGCTTTGACCGGCCCAACATCCATCTGGCCTTTGCCGTGAAAGACAGCCCGCGCCGTCAGATACTGGACTTCGCGCGTGCCCGAAAAGGCCAGTCGGGCATTGTCTACTGCGGCACCCGGGCCAAAACCGAAAGCCTCGCACGGGCCCTGAATGAGGCCGGACAGCTTGCGCTGGCCTATCATGGCGGCATGGAGCCGCAGGACCGGCGCGATGTGGAGCGGCGCTTTCAGCAGGAAGACGAACTGATCGTGGTGGCCACGGTGGCCTTCGGCATGGGGATCGACAAGCCGGACATCCGCTGGGTGGCCCATGCGGATCTGCCGAAAAGCGTTGAAGCCTATTATCAGGAAATCGGACGGGCCGGTCGCGATGGTGCCCCGGCAGAGACTCTGACGCTGTTTGGTCCGGATGACATCCGGTTTCGTCGCAGCCAGATCGATGAAAGCCCGGCCCCGGCGGAACGTCGCGCGGCAGATCATGCCCGGCTCAACGCGTTGTTGGGTTTGGCCGAGGCACAGGGGTGCCGCCGTCAAAGCCTGCTGGCCTACTTCGGCGAAACCTCAGAGCCCTGCGGAAAATGTGATCTGTGCGACAGCCCGCCGGAGCTGTTCGATGGCACCACGGCGGTGCGCAAAGCGCTGTCGGCGGTGCTCCGCTGTGACGAAGGCTTTGGGGCCGGCCATCTCATCGATGTGCTGATGGGCAAGCTGACCGACAAGGTGCGGCAGTGGAACCATGACCAGCTCTCTGTCTTCGGTGTCGGTAAGGAATATGACAAACGCCAGTGGAACGCGATTTTCCGGCAGATGATGGGGGCCGACCTGCTGCGCCCCAATCCGGACCGGCACGGGGCTTTGTTCATGACCGAACCGGCAGTGCCGATCCTGAAGGGCAAAGGGCAGGTGACCCTGCGCAAGGATACTTTGGCCAAGGCGCGCAAGGGCCCTGTCGCCAAGGCGCTGGTGTCCGAGGAGGACGCGCCGCTCCTGTCTGCGCTCAAGGCAAAGCGCCGCGCACTGGCCGAGGAACAGCGTGTCCCGGCCTATGTTGTCTTCGCGGATCGGACGTTGATCGAAATGGCCGAAAACCGCCCGCAGACACTGGACGCCATGGCCCGCATCGGCGGTGTCGGCGCGAAAAAGCTGGAACGCTACGGCGATGCCTTCCTGTCGGTGATCTTGGGGGCGCCTGCGCCCGAGGTCCATCCGGCCCGGCGCCGCGCCGCCAGTGCCGGCAAGGGCGATCTCTTTGATCAGTTGCAGGGGATCAGTATGGATCTGACCCGCGGCGCCTGCGGCACTTTGAAACCCATGAGCCTCAGCCAGACGCAACTGGCGCGGCTGGTCAGTCAGCGCCCGCGCGATATGGCGGGTTTTGCGCGGATCGTGGGGGATAAATCTGCCGAACGGTTCGGTCCGGCGATGCTGGCAGCCATTCAGGCTGCGTGA
- a CDS encoding YggT family protein: MLSVLQIILMILSVVKFVMIVQIIMSWLINFQVLNLRQPMIYQIWQGLNRLLEPIYRPIRSILPPMQGLDLAPLVAFIAIYAIEIIIRNNAYHFL; encoded by the coding sequence ATGCTGTCTGTCTTGCAAATCATTCTGATGATCCTGAGCGTGGTCAAATTTGTCATGATCGTTCAGATCATCATGAGCTGGCTGATCAACTTTCAGGTGCTCAATCTGCGACAGCCGATGATCTATCAGATCTGGCAGGGGCTGAACCGTCTGCTGGAACCGATCTATCGTCCGATCCGGAGTATTCTGCCGCCGATGCAGGGGCTGGATCTGGCGCCGCTTGTGGCTTTCATCGCGATCTATGCAATCGAAATCATCATCCGCAACAACGCCTATCACTTCCTCTAA
- a CDS encoding acyl-CoA thioesterase: MPWDIDLWMELNNGRTLTIFDLGRIPMSIRNGTAKAAKEGGYSMAVAGASVRYRRRVTTFQKVDMWTKTTCFDDKFLYIEQSMWDQKGECCNHILLRGAVIKKRKLVPPQELFERMEPGLVSPPMPDWVRNWIDADNTRPWPPIRD, encoded by the coding sequence ATGCCATGGGACATTGACCTGTGGATGGAGTTGAACAATGGGCGAACCCTGACCATCTTCGATCTTGGGCGCATCCCGATGTCGATCCGCAACGGCACCGCGAAAGCCGCCAAGGAAGGCGGCTATAGCATGGCCGTAGCCGGGGCCTCTGTCCGCTATCGTCGCCGGGTCACGACCTTTCAAAAAGTCGACATGTGGACCAAGACGACCTGCTTTGACGACAAGTTTCTCTACATCGAACAGTCGATGTGGGATCAAAAGGGCGAATGCTGCAACCACATCCTGTTGCGCGGCGCCGTGATCAAGAAACGCAAATTGGTGCCTCCGCAGGAGCTTTTTGAACGGATGGAGCCGGGGCTGGTCAGCCCGCCGATGCCGGACTGGGTCCGGAACTGGATCGACGCCGACAACACCCGGCCCTGGCCCCCGATCCGCGACTGA
- a CDS encoding MFS transporter — protein sequence MGTVSHRKRIWGWMMFDWATQPFHTLIITFIFGPYFAEQVIAALTAGGMDAGTAKAEAQSIWGYGLTLSGLTIAVLAPILGAIADSTGRRMPWIKGFSLAYIIGAAGLWLAAPTDFPTVLVLLFFGIGLIGTEFTTIFTNALLPALGTRDEIGKISGSGWAWGYVGGVLALLLMLLFFAENAAGVTLLGNPPLFGLDPLLREGTRFVGPFVALWFAISMIPFFLWVREPRDMAHNGTIAQGLSELGATLKSLPSRKSLFAYLASSMFYRDALNGVFIFGGIYALGALEWSVVDIGVFGILGAVTGAIFAYAGGFADTRFGPKPVITVTIVILIGVCLTILTISRESVLFFPVETTSALPDIAFYICGALIGACGGVLQSASRTMMIRQADPERMTEAFGLYALSGKATSFLAPGLIAVASDISNSQRLGITPLIGLFLLGLILLAWVHPEGREVSDET from the coding sequence ATGGGCACAGTCAGCCATAGAAAGCGCATCTGGGGATGGATGATGTTCGACTGGGCGACACAGCCCTTTCACACGCTGATCATCACCTTTATTTTCGGTCCCTATTTTGCCGAACAGGTCATTGCTGCGCTGACAGCCGGAGGCATGGATGCCGGCACGGCTAAGGCAGAAGCCCAATCAATCTGGGGCTATGGCCTCACGCTGTCCGGCCTGACCATCGCAGTTCTGGCCCCCATTTTGGGCGCAATCGCAGACAGCACTGGCCGCCGGATGCCATGGATCAAGGGGTTTTCGCTGGCCTATATCATTGGCGCCGCCGGTCTGTGGCTTGCCGCGCCGACCGACTTCCCCACGGTTCTTGTGCTGCTGTTCTTCGGCATCGGGCTGATCGGCACGGAATTCACCACGATTTTCACCAATGCACTGCTGCCCGCGCTTGGCACCCGCGACGAGATCGGCAAAATTTCCGGCTCGGGCTGGGCCTGGGGCTATGTTGGCGGGGTGCTCGCTTTGCTCCTGATGCTGCTGTTTTTTGCCGAAAACGCCGCCGGAGTGACGCTCCTAGGCAACCCGCCCCTGTTTGGGCTTGACCCGCTGTTGCGCGAAGGCACGCGCTTTGTCGGGCCCTTCGTGGCGCTGTGGTTTGCGATTTCGATGATCCCGTTTTTCTTATGGGTGCGCGAACCGCGCGACATGGCCCATAACGGCACAATTGCGCAGGGCCTGTCCGAACTGGGCGCGACATTGAAATCCCTGCCCTCCCGCAAATCGCTGTTTGCTTACCTCGCCTCTTCGATGTTCTACCGCGATGCGCTGAACGGCGTCTTCATCTTCGGCGGCATCTATGCCCTTGGCGCTCTGGAATGGAGCGTCGTGGATATTGGCGTCTTTGGCATTCTGGGGGCGGTCACAGGGGCGATTTTCGCCTATGCTGGCGGCTTTGCCGACACCCGCTTTGGCCCGAAGCCCGTTATAACCGTCACCATCGTGATCCTGATCGGCGTCTGCCTGACGATCCTGACAATCTCGCGCGAAAGCGTGTTGTTCTTCCCCGTGGAGACCACCAGCGCCCTGCCGGACATCGCATTCTACATATGCGGCGCCCTGATCGGGGCCTGTGGCGGGGTGCTGCAATCCGCCAGCCGCACCATGATGATCCGGCAAGCCGACCCGGAGCGCATGACCGAAGCCTTCGGCCTTTACGCGCTCTCTGGCAAAGCCACATCGTTTCTGGCCCCCGGTCTGATCGCGGTCGCCTCTGATATCAGCAACTCCCAGCGCCTCGGCATCACTCCGCTGATCGGGCTTTTCCTTTTAGGGCTCATCCTGCTAGCTTGGGTGCATCCGGAAGGTCGAGAGGTATCTGATGAAACGTAA
- the mepA gene encoding penicillin-insensitive murein endopeptidase — MKRNWLGLIACLVLAACVGNDDDPRPSPHKVTVSSSDGRPAKQLFGHVAAPSHQKSTPLGSYSKGCLAGAEQLPETGPTWQAMRLSRNRNYGYPELISFIEDLSRKAARQPGWNGLYIGDLSQPRGGPMLTGHASHQIGLDADIWMLPATRLDLSRAERESLSSISTRRAAGAYVNDNWTPQHQQILKAAASDPRVARIFVFPGAKVQMCKDETGDRSWLRKIRPWWGHHYHFHVRLNCPKGAANCTDQAPPPPGDGCADAQEWVDNILNPPPPDPNATPAKPKPPITLATLPSQCSSVLSSR; from the coding sequence ATGAAACGTAATTGGTTGGGGCTCATTGCCTGCCTTGTTCTGGCGGCCTGTGTGGGCAATGACGACGATCCGAGACCGTCTCCGCATAAGGTGACCGTGTCCTCATCCGACGGACGCCCGGCCAAGCAATTGTTTGGGCATGTTGCCGCGCCGTCGCATCAAAAAAGCACCCCGCTTGGATCCTATTCCAAAGGCTGCCTTGCAGGGGCCGAACAACTGCCCGAAACCGGCCCGACCTGGCAAGCCATGCGCCTGTCCCGCAACCGCAATTACGGCTATCCCGAACTGATTTCTTTTATCGAAGACCTGTCACGCAAAGCCGCGCGCCAACCCGGCTGGAACGGTCTTTATATCGGGGACCTGAGCCAACCCCGCGGCGGCCCGATGCTGACCGGCCACGCCAGCCACCAGATCGGTCTGGACGCCGACATCTGGATGCTGCCCGCGACCCGGCTTGATCTGAGCCGCGCAGAACGTGAAAGCCTGTCGTCGATCTCGACGCGCCGCGCCGCCGGCGCCTATGTCAACGACAACTGGACACCGCAGCACCAACAGATCCTGAAAGCCGCCGCCTCCGATCCGCGCGTGGCCCGGATTTTCGTTTTCCCCGGCGCCAAGGTACAGATGTGCAAGGATGAAACTGGCGACCGGTCGTGGCTGCGCAAGATCCGCCCTTGGTGGGGCCATCACTATCATTTTCATGTCCGCCTGAACTGTCCCAAGGGTGCAGCCAATTGCACCGATCAGGCCCCGCCGCCGCCCGGAGATGGCTGCGCCGATGCGCAGGAATGGGTCGATAACATCCTGAACCCACCGCCGCCGGATCCCAATGCGACCCCGGCCAAGCCGAAACCTCCGATCACGCTTGCGACCCTGCCCTCTCAATGCTCCTCCGTTTTGTCCTCGCGCTGA
- a CDS encoding esterase-like activity of phytase family protein encodes MLLRFVLALILGLLPALATAQKAEYLGTYFWTSQNSDLGGLSGFELSSDGLKFIALSDRARVFTGQLTRNAKGVVTAASLHSDLPLRNAEGGPLPRYGDDSEGIALTEDGRVYVSFEGLHRVAELDLSTGNTRDLPKHDDFAGMQNNSSLEGLAADQNGTLYTLPERSGAIGRAFPLYRYRAGQGWDAPWSIPRDSNTEFLPVGLDIGPDGRLYLLERWFTGVGFASRVRRFDLGPEGPTNDTELLRTSNATHDNLEGISVWRDDAGIHMTMVSDDNFKFFQRTELVDYLIRE; translated from the coding sequence ATGCTCCTCCGTTTTGTCCTCGCGCTGATCCTCGGCCTTTTGCCCGCGCTGGCCACGGCGCAGAAGGCCGAATATCTCGGCACCTATTTCTGGACCTCTCAGAACAGCGATCTGGGCGGGCTCTCGGGGTTTGAACTGTCTTCTGACGGGCTAAAGTTCATCGCCCTGTCAGACCGGGCCCGTGTGTTCACAGGCCAGTTGACCCGCAACGCCAAAGGCGTCGTCACTGCCGCCTCCCTGCACAGCGATCTGCCCTTGCGAAATGCCGAAGGCGGGCCGTTGCCACGATATGGGGACGACTCCGAAGGGATTGCCCTGACCGAAGACGGTCGGGTCTATGTGTCCTTCGAAGGGCTGCACCGCGTGGCGGAACTGGACCTGAGTACAGGCAACACGCGCGATCTGCCCAAGCATGACGACTTCGCCGGGATGCAAAACAATTCCTCTCTCGAAGGTCTCGCCGCAGATCAAAACGGCACGCTCTACACGCTGCCGGAACGCTCCGGCGCAATCGGCCGCGCCTTCCCGCTCTATCGCTACCGCGCAGGACAGGGCTGGGACGCTCCCTGGAGCATTCCGCGAGACAGTAACACCGAGTTCCTGCCTGTCGGCCTCGACATCGGGCCGGATGGGCGATTGTACCTTCTGGAGCGTTGGTTCACCGGTGTCGGCTTTGCCAGCCGCGTGCGCCGCTTCGATCTGGGCCCGGAGGGTCCTACAAACGACACAGAACTGCTACGCACCTCCAATGCAACCCACGACAATCTTGAAGGCATCTCGGTCTGGCGTGACGACGCCGGCATACACATGACCATGGTGTCCGACGACAACTTCAAGTTCTTTCAACGCACCGAATTGGTCGACTACCTGATCCGCGAATAA
- a CDS encoding queuosine precursor transporter has translation MTRILPGILAMAAIVVASNILVQFLILDGLLTWGAFTYPFAFLVTDVMNRVYGAASARKVILAGFVTGIICSLIGTQITLQGDGYTYQAVALRVAVGSATAFLVAQLVDVFVFDRLRGGTWWRAPLTSTVVGSALDTAIFFTLAFSQSITLFGTSADMEISWGWESAPFMTFGAPMPLWISLAVADWSVKLALSLVALLPFRLIVGRLAARMV, from the coding sequence ATGACACGCATCCTTCCCGGCATTCTTGCCATGGCCGCCATCGTCGTGGCCTCAAACATCCTCGTGCAGTTCCTCATCCTCGATGGGCTGCTGACATGGGGCGCCTTCACCTATCCTTTCGCCTTTCTCGTCACCGACGTTATGAACCGTGTCTATGGCGCGGCCTCTGCCCGAAAAGTGATCCTAGCCGGCTTCGTCACCGGTATCATCTGCAGCCTGATCGGCACCCAGATCACCCTGCAGGGCGATGGCTATACCTACCAGGCCGTGGCACTGCGCGTGGCCGTCGGATCTGCGACCGCCTTCCTTGTTGCTCAGCTTGTAGACGTCTTCGTCTTCGACCGTCTGCGCGGCGGGACATGGTGGCGCGCGCCGCTGACCTCGACCGTTGTCGGATCGGCCCTCGACACAGCGATCTTTTTCACCCTGGCCTTCTCCCAGAGCATCACCTTGTTCGGTACGAGTGCCGATATGGAAATTTCCTGGGGCTGGGAAAGCGCACCCTTCATGACCTTCGGCGCACCCATGCCGCTCTGGATCTCGCTCGCCGTGGCCGATTGGAGTGTCAAACTTGCCCTTTCCTTGGTCGCGCTGCTGCCATTTCGCCTAATCGTTGGGCGCCTCGCGGCACGTATGGTATAA
- the arfB gene encoding alternative ribosome rescue aminoacyl-tRNA hydrolase ArfB: protein MPLTITDQIEIADWELTEQFVRSSGPGGQNVNKVSTAVELRFEAARSPHLPDPVKNRLRRIAGRRWTKDGALVMFCDETRHQARNREIVRERLAELIREALEKPKRRIKTKPTRGSIERRIKAKKERSEVKKLRGRIE from the coding sequence ATGCCCCTGACCATCACCGATCAGATCGAAATCGCCGACTGGGAATTGACGGAACAATTCGTCCGCAGTTCCGGTCCAGGCGGGCAGAACGTCAATAAGGTGTCGACAGCAGTGGAATTGCGCTTCGAAGCGGCCCGATCCCCGCATCTGCCCGATCCCGTGAAAAACCGCCTGCGCCGGATTGCCGGGCGACGCTGGACCAAGGACGGAGCGCTTGTGATGTTCTGCGACGAAACCCGTCATCAGGCGCGCAACCGCGAAATCGTCCGGGAACGCTTGGCGGAGTTGATCCGCGAAGCGTTGGAAAAACCGAAACGGCGGATCAAAACCAAACCCACACGTGGCAGCATTGAACGACGCATCAAGGCCAAGAAGGAACGCAGCGAAGTGAAGAAGCTGCGCGGGCGGATCGAGTAG
- the msrQ gene encoding protein-methionine-sulfoxide reductase heme-binding subunit MsrQ encodes MVQDTINRAARRFPTWPLYLGALVPPVWLFYAALNGRLGVDPVKAMEHQIGELGLQVLIASLCITPLRRYAGVNLIRFRRALGLIAAFYIFLHLLVWVVLDVQIPRQIVADIYKRPYITIGMAGFALLIPLAATSYNAAIRKLGRNWRRLHWLVYPAVLLGGIHFVMLRKGWQLEPLLYLGAILILLALRLPYRRFLPGRESVRVR; translated from the coding sequence ATGGTGCAGGACACGATCAACCGGGCCGCGCGGCGCTTTCCGACATGGCCGCTTTATCTTGGTGCGCTGGTTCCACCGGTCTGGCTGTTCTATGCGGCGCTGAACGGGCGGCTGGGGGTCGATCCGGTCAAAGCGATGGAGCATCAGATCGGTGAGTTGGGCTTGCAGGTTCTGATCGCCTCGCTCTGCATCACCCCGTTGCGGCGCTATGCGGGGGTGAATCTGATCAGGTTTCGCCGTGCGCTGGGGTTGATCGCAGCCTTCTACATCTTTTTGCACCTTCTGGTCTGGGTCGTTCTGGACGTGCAGATCCCCAGACAGATCGTCGCCGACATCTACAAACGCCCCTATATCACCATCGGCATGGCCGGTTTTGCCCTGCTGATCCCGCTGGCCGCGACCTCCTATAATGCCGCGATCCGCAAACTGGGCCGGAACTGGCGTCGGCTGCACTGGCTCGTCTATCCGGCCGTGCTTCTGGGCGGCATTCATTTCGTGATGCTGCGCAAGGGGTGGCAGTTGGAGCCGCTGCTCTATCTGGGGGCCATTCTGATCCTTCTGGCCTTGCGACTGCCCTATCGCCGGTTTTTGCCGGGTCGCGAGTCGGTGCGAGTGAGGTGA
- the msrP gene encoding protein-methionine-sulfoxide reductase catalytic subunit MsrP has protein sequence MTRQSYNLPYSAVTPERSYMNRRALLTGLTGAGMLAASGLRAQDMPEFEIRGYDTTEAPNTFEEITTYNNFYEFGTGKEDPARNAHTLTTDPWAVQIDGLVERPGSYDLGDILSKMDIDERIYRFRCVEAWSMVIPWNGFELNQLLDLAGVQPSAKYVRFETLYRPEEMPGQNRPILDWPYVEGLRLDEAMHPLTIMATGLYGRELPNQNGAPLRLVVPWKYGFKSIKSVVKITLTDDQPVNTWKRTNHREYGFYSNVNPEVSHPRWSQATERRIGAGLFASRLATLKFNGYEDQVASLYSGMDLKANY, from the coding sequence ATGACCAGACAGAGCTACAATCTGCCCTATTCGGCGGTCACGCCAGAGCGCAGCTATATGAATCGCCGGGCGCTTTTGACCGGGTTGACCGGTGCGGGGATGCTGGCCGCATCCGGCCTGCGTGCCCAGGACATGCCCGAATTTGAAATTCGCGGCTATGACACCACAGAGGCACCGAACACATTCGAAGAGATCACCACCTATAACAATTTCTACGAATTCGGCACCGGCAAGGAAGATCCGGCCCGCAATGCGCATACTCTGACGACAGATCCCTGGGCGGTGCAGATCGATGGCCTGGTGGAGCGTCCCGGAAGCTATGATCTGGGCGATATTCTGTCCAAGATGGATATTGACGAGCGGATCTATCGGTTTCGCTGTGTCGAAGCTTGGTCCATGGTCATTCCCTGGAACGGTTTCGAACTGAACCAGCTTCTGGACCTTGCCGGCGTGCAGCCCTCTGCCAAATATGTGCGTTTCGAAACACTCTATCGCCCCGAGGAAATGCCAGGACAGAACCGTCCCATCCTCGACTGGCCCTATGTGGAGGGGCTGCGTCTGGATGAGGCGATGCATCCGCTAACGATCATGGCGACCGGGCTTTACGGGCGCGAACTGCCCAATCAGAACGGCGCGCCGCTCAGACTGGTCGTGCCGTGGAAATACGGTTTCAAGTCGATCAAGTCGGTGGTCAAGATCACCCTGACCGATGACCAGCCGGTCAACACTTGGAAACGCACCAATCATCGTGAATATGGGTTCTATTCCAATGTGAACCCCGAGGTGAGCCATCCGCGCTGGTCGCAGGCCACGGAGCGGCGGATCGGTGCGGGGCTGTTCGCCTCGCGTCTCGCGACCTTGAAATTCAACGGTTATGAAGACCAGGTGGCCAGTCTCTATTCGGGCATGGATCTGAAGGCGAACTATTGA